The Georgenia sp. TF02-10 genome window below encodes:
- a CDS encoding transposase, translating to MARTYRVVDRDQEFLLPPDMREWLPPEHLVWFLIAAVERMDTTAFHAKARLGGVGRRGYDPEMLLTLFVYAMAQGESSSRRIERLCHTDVAFRVICAQDVPDHTVLARFRQRHEEALTGLLTESLVLAAELGMLSMGVVALDGTKIQASASRGANRSEATLRKMAEDYVGRVGATDAEEDALFGPDKRGDELPEAVTDRTDRGGRIQRALDVITARRTKTEAEEKKKAERAQKRAAARKVEAEAEAARAAERAEKYLAARRKAEAEAAKTAERAEKTVERAEEYQSAQAEGAPLCGHPPKGVDPVGVARARWERARAQAAARYEAYQGDLAAGVVRRGRPPLPPDEHCRVRRAWVAYQAALAARGLVTAGQDTAGGTDQDRAPGAGAGNATGAGTEQTADAGQAPGAGTEQAADAEKVGAGAAAQAGGPAGENAGEKVYANLTDPDSRLMKTRDGWVQGMNCQTSTSEDVFILTARATQDTTDVRQFLPTKDAVETTLATIAERTGRTDLTIGTMLADAGYDSNENLTAPGPDRLIADSKRRRLSARATTNPAEGPPPEGASAREKVNHRLRTPDGLATYRRRSHLIEAPNAWLKDGRGLRRFSRRGLAAVQSELSLAAGVTNLLRLLAKGVTTAQLQVA from the coding sequence ATGGCCAGGACGTACCGGGTGGTGGATCGGGACCAGGAGTTCTTGCTCCCGCCGGACATGCGTGAGTGGTTGCCGCCGGAGCATCTGGTGTGGTTCTTGATCGCGGCGGTGGAGCGGATGGACACCACCGCCTTCCACGCCAAGGCCCGGTTGGGTGGGGTGGGTCGGCGGGGGTATGACCCGGAGATGCTGCTGACGCTGTTCGTGTACGCGATGGCGCAGGGGGAGTCCTCCTCGCGGCGGATCGAGCGGCTGTGCCACACGGATGTGGCGTTCCGGGTGATCTGCGCCCAGGACGTCCCGGACCACACGGTGCTGGCCCGGTTCCGCCAGCGCCACGAGGAGGCGCTGACCGGTCTGCTGACCGAGTCGTTGGTGCTGGCCGCCGAGCTGGGGATGCTCTCGATGGGGGTGGTGGCTCTGGACGGGACGAAGATCCAGGCCAGCGCCAGCAGGGGCGCCAACCGCAGCGAGGCCACCCTGCGGAAGATGGCGGAGGACTACGTCGGCCGGGTCGGCGCCACGGACGCGGAGGAGGACGCCCTGTTCGGTCCGGACAAGCGCGGGGACGAGCTGCCCGAGGCGGTGACCGACCGGACCGACCGGGGTGGGCGGATCCAGCGGGCGCTGGACGTCATCACCGCCCGCCGCACCAAGACCGAGGCGGAGGAGAAGAAGAAGGCCGAGCGGGCCCAGAAGCGCGCCGCCGCCCGCAAGGTGGAGGCGGAGGCGGAGGCGGCGAGGGCCGCCGAGCGGGCCGAGAAGTATCTCGCCGCCCGCCGCAAGGCCGAGGCCGAGGCGGCGAAGACGGCCGAGCGGGCAGAGAAGACGGTCGAGCGGGCCGAGGAGTACCAGAGCGCGCAGGCGGAGGGGGCCCCGCTGTGCGGGCACCCGCCGAAGGGGGTGGACCCGGTCGGCGTGGCCAGGGCCCGGTGGGAGCGGGCGCGGGCGCAGGCCGCGGCCCGGTACGAGGCCTACCAGGGCGACCTGGCCGCCGGGGTGGTCAGGAGGGGACGCCCGCCGCTGCCGCCGGACGAGCACTGCCGGGTCCGTCGGGCCTGGGTGGCCTACCAGGCGGCCCTGGCCGCCCGCGGCCTCGTGACCGCTGGTCAGGACACGGCCGGCGGCACCGATCAGGACCGGGCCCCAGGCGCCGGCGCCGGCAACGCCACCGGGGCCGGCACGGAGCAGACCGCCGACGCCGGCCAGGCGCCGGGCGCCGGCACGGAGCAGGCCGCAGACGCTGAGAAGGTTGGCGCCGGGGCGGCGGCGCAGGCCGGCGGCCCGGCCGGGGAGAACGCCGGGGAGAAGGTGTATGCCAACCTCACCGACCCGGACTCCCGGCTGATGAAGACCCGCGACGGTTGGGTCCAGGGCATGAACTGCCAGACCTCCACCAGCGAGGACGTGTTCATCCTGACCGCCCGGGCCACCCAGGACACCACCGACGTGCGCCAGTTCCTGCCCACCAAGGACGCGGTCGAGACCACCCTGGCCACCATCGCCGAGCGCACCGGCCGGACGGACCTGACCATCGGGACGATGCTCGCCGACGCGGGGTATGACTCCAACGAGAACCTCACCGCACCCGGCCCGGACCGGTTGATCGCCGACAGCAAGCGCCGCCGCCTGTCCGCCCGCGCCACCACGAACCCGGCCGAGGGTCCACCACCGGAGGGTGCGTCGGCCCGGGAGAAGGTCAACCACCGGCTGCGCACCCCCGACGGGCTCGCCACCTACCGGCGCCGGTCCCACCTGATCGAAGCCCCCAACGCCTGGCTGAAGGACGGCCGCGGGCTGCGCCGGTTCTCCCGCCGCGGCCTGGCAGCGGTGCAGTCCGAGCTCTCCCTGGCCGCCGGGGTGACCAACCTGCTCCGCCTGCTCGCCAAGGGAGTGACCACCGCCCAGCTCCAGGTCGCCTGA
- a CDS encoding alpha/beta fold hydrolase has protein sequence MDILLIAGLWLDASVWDDVAEHLRVRGHRPVPVALPGQDDGDPTATFDDQVEAVVAAVDAADGPPLVVGHSAACSLAWVAADARPARVRAVALVGGFPAADGERYADLFEPEDGAMPFPGWEPFEGPDSADLDDAARRAFVARAVPVPEAVSRGVVRLRDDRRHDVPVLLVCPEFSPADARAWIDGGDVPELARAAVSFVDLDSGHWPMITAPAALARVLAEEADRW, from the coding sequence GTGGACATCCTGCTCATCGCCGGGCTGTGGCTGGACGCCTCGGTCTGGGACGACGTGGCCGAGCACCTTCGGGTGCGCGGGCACCGGCCGGTGCCGGTCGCCCTCCCGGGCCAGGACGACGGCGACCCGACGGCGACGTTCGACGACCAGGTGGAGGCGGTGGTCGCGGCCGTCGACGCCGCGGACGGCCCGCCGCTGGTCGTCGGCCACTCGGCCGCGTGCAGCCTCGCGTGGGTGGCCGCCGACGCGCGTCCGGCGCGAGTCCGCGCGGTGGCGCTGGTGGGCGGGTTCCCCGCGGCGGACGGCGAGCGCTACGCCGACCTCTTCGAGCCCGAGGACGGCGCGATGCCCTTCCCCGGCTGGGAGCCGTTCGAAGGCCCGGACTCCGCGGACCTGGACGACGCCGCCCGGCGCGCGTTCGTGGCGCGGGCGGTCCCGGTCCCGGAGGCCGTCTCGCGGGGCGTGGTCCGGCTCCGCGACGACCGGCGGCACGACGTCCCCGTGCTGCTGGTATGCCCGGAGTTCTCACCTGCCGACGCACGAGCATGGATCGACGGCGGGGACGTGCCCGAGCTGGCGCGCGCCGCGGTCTCCTTCGTCGACCTCGACTCCGGGCACTGGCCGATGATCACCGCCCCGGCCGCCCTGGCCCGGGTGCTGGCCGAGGAGGCCGACCGGTGGTGA
- a CDS encoding YafY family protein encodes MGADLSPTARALRALDLLQTSPGATAADLAGHLGVTERAARRYVAILREAGIPVTATRGPYGGYRLGRGVRLPPVVFTAPEAVALVMAVLQGGRAPDGEDAVGTALAKLVRALPENVGRQAAVVARHAATAPDRGTQPAPDTTSALVTAVGLQRRVTIGYRSGAGREWAEDVDPWAVVVRHGYWYLLCHSHRAGAVRAYRVDRVRSVVEGNERFEPPAGLDAVALLEEHLGTGWEYETRVVFDAPAEEVARYVRPPMGRLEAADDGEGCTLVGTTGNPEMYAAEWLAAIPLPFRVAGGPELRQAVAAVAARLTTAAGGVPGDVRGAAASSPTDPRT; translated from the coding sequence GTGGGAGCCGACCTGAGCCCGACCGCGCGGGCGCTCCGCGCGCTCGACCTGCTCCAGACCAGCCCCGGCGCCACCGCCGCCGATCTCGCCGGCCATCTCGGCGTCACCGAGCGGGCCGCCCGCCGCTACGTCGCGATCCTGCGGGAGGCGGGTATCCCGGTCACCGCGACGCGCGGCCCCTACGGCGGGTACCGGCTCGGCCGCGGCGTCCGGCTGCCGCCCGTGGTGTTCACCGCGCCGGAGGCGGTGGCCCTCGTCATGGCCGTCCTCCAGGGCGGCCGGGCCCCCGACGGCGAGGACGCCGTCGGCACCGCGCTGGCGAAGCTGGTCCGGGCGCTGCCGGAGAACGTCGGCCGGCAGGCCGCGGTCGTCGCTCGCCACGCGGCGACCGCACCGGACCGCGGAACCCAGCCGGCGCCCGACACCACCAGCGCCCTGGTGACCGCCGTCGGCCTGCAACGACGCGTCACGATCGGCTACCGCAGCGGCGCGGGCCGGGAGTGGGCGGAGGACGTCGACCCGTGGGCCGTCGTCGTGCGGCACGGCTACTGGTACCTGCTGTGCCACTCCCACCGCGCCGGGGCGGTCCGTGCCTACCGGGTGGACCGGGTCCGCTCGGTCGTCGAGGGGAACGAGCGGTTCGAGCCCCCGGCCGGCCTGGACGCCGTGGCGCTGCTCGAGGAGCACCTCGGCACCGGCTGGGAGTACGAGACGCGGGTGGTCTTCGACGCGCCGGCGGAGGAGGTCGCCCGGTACGTCCGGCCGCCGATGGGCCGCCTGGAAGCCGCCGACGACGGCGAGGGCTGCACGCTGGTCGGGACGACGGGCAACCCCGAGATGTACGCCGCGGAGTGGCTCGCGGCGATCCCGCTGCCGTTCCGCGTGGCCGGGGGGCCGGAGCTGCGCCAGGCGGTCGCCGCGGTCGCGGCGCGGCTGACGACGGCGGCCGGCGGGGTGCCGGGCGACGTGCGCGGGGCGGCGGCGAGCAGTCCCACCGACCCGCGTACGTAA
- a CDS encoding flotillin family protein, translating to MDLARPVLIVAAAVVAVLVLAVVVFVYAKVRFKIATPDEALIITGRKSGAPVINPETGDESTDLSGQRVVIGGGTFVKPVFEQVARLSLASQSFPVTAEDATTKSGVGVTLRSIAVVKVGGTERMVRAAAQRFAGRNQEQVIEQQTSEVLVGVLRTIAGTLTVESILYERQDFSKEVKDIAVPMLAERGLVLENFEIQTVEDSGDYIRNLGRPRAAAVARDAEIAEAQAQQESTERSNEAAVQIAESNKALALRNAQIAQQTATAQAEAEAARERAEAEAQQAVLVQQEQVAQRRAALREQELQTEVRKPAEAAKYEAAQEADARKYAAEQEAEAAKTAAIRKAEAEAQRTTAQAQAEASALRARAEAALVEQQRRAEGALALARAEADGTQARGEAEAAAERAKGEARGAAIKAEADAYQAFPESARLQMVLDALPRMAQPYADALSSIDDITVIDKNGASRLTDQVAVGVNELGALLKAQTGIDLLQLVRGAAEENRPEKATPAGRSPGGHEAGDGART from the coding sequence GTGGATCTCGCCCGCCCCGTCCTGATCGTCGCTGCGGCGGTCGTCGCCGTGCTGGTCCTGGCGGTCGTCGTCTTCGTCTATGCAAAGGTGCGGTTCAAGATCGCAACGCCTGACGAGGCGCTCATCATCACCGGCCGCAAGAGCGGCGCACCGGTGATCAACCCCGAGACGGGTGATGAGAGCACCGACCTGTCCGGGCAACGCGTCGTCATCGGCGGAGGAACGTTCGTCAAGCCGGTCTTCGAGCAGGTCGCACGGCTCTCCCTGGCATCCCAGAGCTTTCCGGTGACGGCCGAAGACGCCACCACGAAGAGTGGTGTGGGAGTCACGCTGCGGAGCATCGCCGTCGTCAAGGTCGGCGGCACCGAGCGCATGGTGCGGGCCGCGGCGCAACGCTTCGCGGGACGGAACCAGGAGCAGGTGATCGAGCAGCAGACCAGCGAGGTCCTGGTCGGTGTTCTGCGCACCATCGCGGGCACGCTGACCGTGGAGTCGATCCTCTACGAGCGCCAGGACTTCTCCAAGGAGGTCAAGGACATAGCCGTCCCGATGCTCGCCGAGCGGGGTCTGGTCCTGGAGAACTTCGAGATCCAGACGGTCGAGGACTCCGGCGACTACATCCGCAACCTCGGCCGTCCCAGGGCGGCCGCGGTGGCCCGTGATGCCGAGATCGCGGAGGCGCAGGCCCAGCAGGAGAGCACCGAGCGTTCCAACGAGGCCGCGGTCCAGATCGCGGAGTCCAACAAGGCCCTCGCGCTGCGCAATGCGCAGATCGCCCAGCAGACGGCCACGGCGCAGGCCGAGGCCGAGGCAGCACGCGAGCGCGCGGAGGCGGAGGCTCAGCAGGCCGTGCTCGTGCAGCAGGAGCAGGTGGCCCAGCGTCGGGCGGCGCTGCGCGAGCAGGAGCTCCAGACCGAGGTGCGCAAGCCCGCCGAGGCGGCCAAGTACGAGGCGGCGCAGGAGGCCGACGCCCGCAAGTACGCGGCGGAGCAGGAGGCGGAGGCGGCCAAGACGGCGGCGATCCGGAAGGCCGAGGCGGAGGCCCAGCGCACCACGGCGCAGGCACAGGCGGAGGCGTCGGCCCTGCGCGCGCGGGCCGAGGCCGCCCTTGTCGAGCAGCAGCGCCGGGCCGAGGGCGCCCTCGCGCTCGCCCGGGCGGAGGCGGACGGCACCCAGGCCCGCGGCGAGGCCGAGGCCGCTGCCGAGCGGGCAAAGGGGGAAGCACGAGGTGCCGCGATCAAGGCCGAGGCCGACGCCTACCAGGCCTTCCCCGAGTCGGCGCGCCTGCAGATGGTGCTCGACGCGCTGCCGAGGATGGCGCAGCCCTACGCCGACGCGCTCAGCAGCATCGACGACATCACCGTCATCGACAAGAACGGGGCCTCCAGGCTCACCGACCAGGTCGCCGTCGGCGTGAACGAGCTCGGGGCGCTCCTCAAGGCGCAGACTGGCATCGACCTGCTTCAGCTGGTCCGCGGGGCCGCCGAAGAGAACCGGCCCGAGAAGGCAACGCCGGCCGGACGCAGCCCAGGGGGCCACGAGGCCGGTGACGGCGCGCGGACGTAG
- a CDS encoding HNH endonuclease signature motif containing protein, with amino-acid sequence MGPEHPPPEPAGTADLAGALQRASQALAELQGVDVVGLQAGEVLAAVDTLERLRRQVEGLASKVLAAVEAHGLWAAGGARSLPVWYRHRTGRTDVTARTEVRRARTLREHLPATAAALAAGVIGPDHAAALARHATDTQARRDQLADPEMGEAFLLTQAQAMDATLFTRLVRRWAIMTDPEAAEASWKEDVGREELYLSRTTGGYDLRGWLTETSGDLLYRALSARTPTPAAGEKSTPAQRRAAALDGLAHLALDSGTLRPGARIRPHLAVTVPFDTLKALADAEGDTPPGQPAGDDASAGQAAGQHLGAGPGGPGAAAGPPGPGGSVGAAGAEAVLTTTLDAGRLRGVEPATLEDGTPLPHGLLARLACGSAVHRVVFGPASEILDVGREERLFTTAQTRAIIARDRHCQSPDCTAPPGEGEIHHSITWWAQHGPTDVALGVLLCWHHHDLVHARDITITRLHGQWHFHRPDGTEIHPYRLTA; translated from the coding sequence ATGGGACCCGAGCACCCGCCACCGGAACCGGCCGGCACCGCGGACCTGGCCGGGGCGCTCCAGCGGGCCAGCCAGGCCCTGGCCGAGCTCCAGGGCGTGGACGTCGTCGGCCTCCAGGCCGGGGAGGTGCTGGCCGCGGTCGACACCCTCGAGCGGCTGCGCCGCCAGGTCGAGGGCCTGGCTTCCAAGGTCCTGGCAGCCGTCGAGGCCCACGGGCTGTGGGCCGCCGGCGGGGCCAGGTCCCTGCCGGTGTGGTACCGCCACCGCACCGGGCGGACGGACGTGACCGCCCGCACCGAGGTCCGGCGGGCCCGCACCCTGCGCGAGCACCTGCCCGCCACCGCCGCGGCCCTGGCCGCCGGGGTGATCGGGCCAGACCACGCCGCGGCCCTGGCCCGGCACGCCACCGACACCCAGGCGCGCCGGGACCAGCTCGCCGACCCCGAGATGGGCGAGGCGTTCCTGCTGACCCAGGCCCAGGCGATGGACGCCACCCTGTTCACCCGCCTGGTGCGCCGGTGGGCGATCATGACCGACCCCGAGGCCGCCGAGGCGTCCTGGAAGGAAGACGTCGGCCGGGAGGAGCTCTACCTGTCCCGGACCACCGGGGGGTACGACCTGCGCGGGTGGCTCACCGAGACCAGCGGTGACCTGCTCTACCGGGCGCTGTCCGCCCGCACCCCCACCCCCGCCGCCGGGGAGAAGAGCACCCCGGCCCAGCGCCGCGCCGCGGCCCTGGACGGCCTGGCCCACCTCGCCCTGGACTCCGGTACCCTGCGACCCGGCGCCCGGATCCGCCCCCACCTGGCCGTCACCGTCCCCTTCGACACACTGAAGGCCCTCGCCGACGCCGAGGGCGACACCCCGCCGGGGCAGCCCGCCGGGGACGACGCCAGCGCCGGGCAGGCCGCCGGGCAGCACCTGGGCGCCGGGCCCGGCGGACCCGGCGCGGCAGCCGGGCCGCCAGGGCCGGGTGGGAGCGTCGGAGCGGCTGGGGCGGAGGCGGTGCTGACCACCACCCTGGACGCCGGCCGGCTCCGCGGTGTCGAGCCCGCCACCCTCGAGGACGGCACCCCGCTGCCCCACGGGCTCCTCGCCCGCCTCGCCTGCGGCTCCGCCGTCCACCGCGTGGTCTTCGGCCCCGCGAGCGAGATCCTGGACGTCGGCCGCGAAGAACGCCTGTTCACCACCGCCCAGACCCGCGCCATCATCGCCCGGGACCGCCACTGCCAGTCCCCCGACTGCACCGCACCGCCGGGGGAAGGGGAGATCCATCACTCCATCACCTGGTGGGCCCAGCACGGACCCACCGACGTCGCCCTCGGGGTGCTGCTCTGCTGGCACCACCACGACCTCGTTCACGCCCGCGACATCACCATCACCCGTCTGCACGGGCAGTGGCACTTCCACCGCCCCGACGGCACCGAGATCCACCCCTACCGCCTCACGGCCTAA
- a CDS encoding DUF2254 domain-containing protein gives MRRYPALRPELALAAGVYRFRESLFLLPALIVAGGVGLAEAAAAVDRALDARETVPGAVQMASNAATWLLSTVAGATITTAGVVFSLTVVSLQLASSQFSPRVMRSFVRDRLSQVVIGLLVATFVYSVLTLRHIGADPAAPAPPVTLTVAVALTLVTVVLIVAHLDRLARRLQVGEVVRAIAQEGSEVLAAMLRTGVDERPAAPTREDLEPYVVPAPRAGWVTQAPGQRILQAVPPGTTVRLETRTGAYIHQGEPLVTLWPTPADPRRVVRLLSATVAVADNRTMQEDVDFAIRQLVDIGLRALSSAINDPTTAVEATLRIGGLLREVLVADLPPESVAGPDGRVLLRPWNLRHEEYIEHAFSQLRQAAPAQPLVVATLLRVLRMLVQHVQEAGRDEHVPALRRQIRLLLETVQDQPGLHPEDLARLRAVAEDATDPAEHGDPLPDARRDGRLARATGHGQD, from the coding sequence ATGAGGAGGTACCCAGCCCTGCGACCCGAGCTGGCCCTGGCCGCTGGGGTGTACCGGTTCCGCGAGAGCCTCTTCCTGCTCCCGGCGCTCATCGTCGCGGGCGGCGTCGGGCTGGCCGAGGCGGCCGCGGCGGTCGACCGCGCCCTGGACGCTCGGGAGACGGTCCCCGGCGCTGTCCAGATGGCCAGCAACGCGGCGACGTGGCTGCTCAGCACCGTCGCCGGTGCGACGATCACGACGGCGGGTGTCGTGTTCTCGCTGACCGTCGTCAGCCTGCAGCTGGCCAGCAGCCAGTTCTCGCCGCGGGTCATGCGCTCGTTCGTCCGCGACCGGCTCAGCCAGGTCGTCATCGGCCTGCTGGTCGCCACGTTCGTGTACAGCGTGCTGACCCTGCGGCACATTGGCGCCGACCCGGCCGCACCAGCCCCACCGGTCACCCTGACCGTGGCCGTGGCGCTGACCCTGGTGACCGTCGTGCTGATCGTGGCCCACCTCGACCGCCTGGCGCGGCGGCTGCAGGTCGGCGAGGTAGTTCGGGCGATCGCGCAGGAGGGCAGCGAGGTGCTGGCGGCCATGCTGCGCACCGGGGTCGACGAGCGCCCCGCCGCACCGACGCGCGAGGACCTCGAACCGTACGTCGTCCCGGCACCCCGGGCCGGCTGGGTCACGCAGGCGCCGGGCCAACGGATCCTGCAGGCGGTACCGCCGGGCACGACGGTTCGGCTCGAGACCCGCACGGGCGCGTACATCCACCAGGGTGAGCCGCTGGTCACGCTGTGGCCCACCCCGGCCGACCCCCGCCGGGTGGTGCGGCTGCTGTCGGCCACGGTCGCCGTGGCCGACAACCGCACGATGCAGGAGGACGTGGACTTTGCGATCCGCCAGCTGGTCGACATCGGGCTGCGCGCCCTGAGCTCAGCCATCAACGACCCGACCACGGCGGTGGAGGCCACGCTGCGCATCGGCGGGCTGCTGCGCGAGGTGCTCGTGGCCGACCTGCCCCCGGAGAGCGTCGCCGGCCCCGACGGGCGGGTGCTGCTGCGCCCCTGGAACCTGCGGCACGAGGAGTACATCGAGCACGCCTTCAGCCAGCTGCGGCAGGCAGCACCGGCCCAACCGCTGGTGGTCGCCACGCTGCTGCGGGTCCTCAGGATGCTGGTCCAGCACGTCCAGGAGGCCGGCCGCGACGAGCACGTGCCGGCGCTGCGCCGCCAGATCCGGCTGCTGCTCGAGACGGTCCAGGACCAGCCGGGCCTGCACCCGGAGGACCTGGCCCGTCTGCGAGCCGTCGCGGAGGACGCCACCGACCCGGCGGAGCACGGCGACCCGCTCCCCGATGCGCGGCGGGACGGGCGACTGGCGCGGGCGACGGGACACGGGCAGGACTGA
- a CDS encoding DNA glycosylase AlkZ-like family protein, whose translation MSLTWRQALGWRLRRHLLDPVGSAPAHDVVRRLVAVPAAGRTDLAVGARSTDSQPGEVPAALADGRLVMVYAWRGATHLMAPAGAADALAVRAASRMWERKSWREYYHLEPADWPALRAVVREALADGPLTRAELGAAVTAVPRFAHLGFAFADPSHTLLKAFTWQGDMSFGPSRQGRVTFQRLDTNPHWPGLPDAGDAGPRAVAAYVRAYGPTTPGHLDYWLGQGLGAGRRRVRAWLTGLGDRLVEVDVDGAGALVLAEDAAALAAAEASNAVRLLPAHDQWVLGPGTADVRVVPPARRAVVSHGADLVVAGGVVSGTWQQRDGRIEVSWFAEAGAAPEEALTAEVQRLGTLLGTTEVSVEPDPG comes from the coding sequence ATGTCCCTCACCTGGCGGCAGGCGCTCGGCTGGCGGCTGCGGCGGCACCTGCTCGACCCGGTGGGCAGCGCGCCGGCGCACGACGTCGTCCGGCGGCTGGTCGCGGTGCCCGCGGCGGGCCGGACCGACCTGGCCGTCGGCGCGAGAAGCACCGACTCCCAGCCGGGGGAGGTGCCCGCGGCGCTCGCCGACGGACGGCTGGTCATGGTCTACGCCTGGCGCGGTGCGACGCACCTCATGGCCCCCGCCGGCGCCGCCGACGCCCTGGCGGTCCGGGCGGCGAGCCGGATGTGGGAGCGGAAGAGCTGGCGGGAGTACTACCACCTCGAGCCGGCGGACTGGCCGGCGCTCCGCGCGGTCGTCCGGGAGGCGCTGGCCGACGGTCCGCTGACCCGCGCCGAGCTCGGGGCCGCGGTCACCGCGGTGCCCCGGTTCGCCCACCTCGGCTTCGCCTTCGCCGACCCCAGCCACACCCTGCTCAAGGCGTTCACCTGGCAGGGGGACATGAGCTTCGGCCCGAGCCGCCAGGGCCGGGTCACCTTCCAGCGGCTGGACACCAACCCGCACTGGCCGGGCCTGCCCGACGCCGGCGACGCCGGGCCGCGAGCCGTCGCGGCGTACGTGCGCGCCTACGGTCCGACGACCCCCGGGCACCTGGACTACTGGCTGGGCCAGGGACTCGGCGCCGGCCGCAGGCGTGTCCGGGCCTGGCTCACGGGCCTGGGGGACCGCCTCGTGGAGGTCGACGTCGATGGCGCGGGCGCGCTCGTGCTGGCCGAGGACGCCGCCGCGCTGGCGGCGGCCGAGGCCAGCAACGCGGTGCGGCTGCTCCCGGCCCACGACCAGTGGGTGCTCGGCCCGGGCACCGCCGACGTCCGCGTCGTCCCGCCGGCGCGCCGGGCGGTGGTGAGCCACGGCGCCGACCTGGTGGTCGCCGGCGGGGTCGTCAGCGGCACCTGGCAGCAGCGGGACGGGCGGATCGAGGTCTCATGGTTCGCCGAGGCAGGCGCGGCGCCGGAGGAGGCGCTGACGGCGGAGGTGCAGCGGCTCGGCACACTGCTGGGCACGACCGAGGTGAGCGTGGAACCCGACCCCGGGTAG
- a CDS encoding O-methyltransferase: MTADKALSWAYTEEFVPEDDATAQARLRAAELGVTAVSPGTGAALRVLAAACQARVVAEVGTGAGVSGLWLLGGMRPDGVLTTIDVEAEHQRAARECFAAAGVRPARTRLITGRAREVLPRLADGAYDLVLVDGDPEEAADDVAQAVRLLRPGGVLAVASALWHDRVADPARRDEATVEARELGKAVRADDRLVTALLPTGDGLLVGVRR; the protein is encoded by the coding sequence ATCACCGCCGACAAGGCCCTGTCCTGGGCATACACCGAAGAGTTCGTCCCGGAGGACGACGCCACCGCCCAGGCCCGGCTGCGGGCCGCCGAGCTGGGCGTCACCGCGGTCTCGCCGGGCACCGGCGCCGCGTTGCGCGTCCTCGCGGCCGCCTGCCAGGCCCGCGTCGTCGCCGAGGTCGGCACCGGCGCCGGCGTATCCGGCCTGTGGCTGCTCGGCGGCATGCGTCCCGACGGCGTGCTGACCACGATCGACGTCGAGGCCGAGCACCAGCGCGCGGCCCGGGAGTGCTTCGCCGCCGCGGGCGTGCGGCCCGCGCGGACCCGGCTGATCACCGGCCGGGCCCGGGAGGTGCTGCCGCGCCTCGCCGACGGGGCCTACGACCTGGTCCTGGTCGACGGCGACCCGGAGGAGGCCGCGGACGACGTCGCGCAGGCGGTCCGGCTGCTGCGGCCGGGCGGGGTGCTCGCCGTCGCCTCCGCGCTGTGGCACGACCGGGTGGCGGACCCGGCGCGCCGGGACGAGGCGACCGTGGAGGCCCGCGAGCTCGGCAAGGCCGTGCGGGCGGATGACCGGCTCGTCACCGCGCTCCTGCCCACCGGCGACGGGCTGCTGGTCGGCGTGCGGCGCTGA